A genomic stretch from Lathyrus oleraceus cultivar Zhongwan6 chromosome 2, CAAS_Psat_ZW6_1.0, whole genome shotgun sequence includes:
- the LOC127123155 gene encoding transcription factor GTE8-like → MSEKTQPRKRLIVKLSYPPGSRKRDSNSCATDENKRRKIQDSVKPVVTCYWVDSNYQTKSTALSQTKDSNIVVENKKIIKNQVSNTVTSQTKDSNIVVENKKIIKNQVSNTVTSQTKDSNIVVENKKIIKNQVSKTEIGFNGLKESSKLCSKTASVTRGEECGLKEPMDGVKRRQCWLILKRMLVDRDGWDLKDPPKIAKSDKCKIKAIGLKEIERKMRLYATEDEFASDMRLVFSNAMVTYPPRNHIYQIAKKFSDTFEHKWKSLKDMWELEDTKRSNTHKRY, encoded by the coding sequence ATGTCCGAGAAAACACAACCTCGTAAAAGACTTATCGTCAAGCTCAGTTATCCTCCTGGTTCAAGAAAACGTGATTCAAATTCTTGCGCCACAGATGAAAACAAGAGAAGGAAGATTCAAGATTCTGTGAAACCAGTCGTAACCTGTTATTGGGTTGATTCAAATTATCAAACCAAATCAACAGCTTTGTCTCAAACAAAGGATAGTAACATTGTTGTTGAAAACAAGAAGATCATCAAGAACCAAGTTTCCAACACAGTTACGTCTCAAACAAAGGATAGTAACATTGTTGTTGAAAACAAGAAGATCATCAAGAACCAAGTTTCCAACACAGTTACGTCTCAAACAAAGGATAGTAACATTGTTGTTGAAAACAAGAAGATCATCAAGAACCAAGTTTCAAAAACAGAAATAGGTTTTAATGGTTTGAAAGAAAGTTCAAAACTTTGTTCCAAAACAGCGTCTGTGACAAGAGGTGAAGAATGTGGGTTGAAGGAACCGATGGATGGTGTTAAGAGGAGGCAATGTTGGTTGATATTAAAGAGGATGTTGGTAGATAGAGATGGTTGGGATTTGAAAGATCCTCCAAAAATAGCAAAGTCTGATAAGTGTAAGATAAAGGCAATAGGTTTGAAGGAAATAGAGAGAAAAATGAGGTTGTATGCAACAGAGGATGAGTTTGCTAGCGACATGAGGCTTGTGTTCTCTAATGCAATGGTAACGTATCCTCCAAGGAATCATATTTACCAAATTGCAAAAAAGTTCAGTGACACTTTTGAACACAAATGGAAGTCATTGAAGGATATGTGGGAACTTGAGGATACAAAAAGAAGCAACACTCACAAAAGATACTAA